A single Paraburkholderia sp. D15 DNA region contains:
- a CDS encoding mandelate racemase/muconate lactonizing enzyme family protein produces MPVIESVSVCAAGVPLDRVTSFATRTVSTRHYGLVKVRSTDGVEGIGFCYVGSAGGELLRVAIEQLLAPVLIGQDSYAVEGLWQAMYQEALLQGRAGTVMRAISILDTALWDLNARSHNVPLHKYLGAVELDSVPAYASGGYYLEGKSAGMLGEEMASYVEMGFKAVKMKGGRLSPREEEARVRAAREAIGPDVELMIDINNGWTDTTQALQHLRRIEQYDPYFVEEPFSPDDIDNHARLARLTRVPVATGEIGYGRWYHKELLDKGGAAILQTDAVVCGGISEWRRIAATAASHGVVMCPHWFHDVHAPLVASTPNARYVEYFWDDQVLNFRRLIDRQLGHRNGRIVLHQTPGLGFDFDEREVAKYGKWSEVR; encoded by the coding sequence ATGCCAGTAATTGAATCGGTATCGGTGTGCGCAGCCGGCGTGCCGCTGGATCGCGTGACGTCGTTCGCGACCCGCACGGTGTCGACGCGTCACTATGGCCTGGTCAAGGTGCGTTCGACGGATGGCGTCGAGGGGATCGGCTTCTGTTATGTCGGCAGCGCAGGTGGCGAACTGCTGCGCGTGGCCATCGAACAGTTGCTGGCGCCGGTGCTGATCGGCCAGGATTCGTACGCGGTGGAAGGCTTGTGGCAGGCCATGTATCAGGAAGCGTTGCTGCAAGGCCGCGCGGGGACGGTGATGCGCGCGATCAGCATTCTCGACACGGCCCTGTGGGATCTGAATGCGCGCAGTCACAACGTGCCGCTGCACAAGTATCTCGGCGCGGTGGAACTGGACAGCGTGCCCGCGTACGCGAGCGGCGGCTATTACCTCGAAGGCAAATCGGCCGGCATGCTGGGCGAGGAAATGGCGAGCTACGTCGAGATGGGTTTCAAGGCGGTGAAGATGAAGGGCGGCCGTCTGTCGCCGCGCGAGGAAGAGGCGCGTGTGCGCGCCGCGCGCGAGGCGATCGGCCCCGATGTCGAACTGATGATCGACATCAACAACGGCTGGACCGATACGACTCAGGCGCTGCAGCATCTGCGGCGAATCGAGCAGTACGACCCGTACTTCGTCGAAGAGCCGTTTTCGCCCGACGATATCGACAATCACGCGCGTCTCGCCAGGCTCACGCGCGTGCCGGTCGCGACCGGCGAGATCGGCTACGGCCGCTGGTATCACAAGGAACTGCTCGACAAGGGCGGCGCCGCGATCCTGCAGACGGATGCGGTGGTGTGCGGCGGCATCAGCGAATGGCGGCGCATCGCGGCGACGGCCGCAAGTCATGGCGTGGTGATGTGCCCGCACTGGTTCCACGACGTGCACGCGCCGCTGGTTGCGTCCACACCTAATGCGCGCTACGTCGAATACTTCTGGGACGATCAGGTGCTCAACTTCCGCCGCCTGATCGATCGCCAGCTGGGGCACAGGAATGGCCGCATCGTGCTGCACCAGACGCCGGGTCTCGGTTTCGATTTCGACGAGCGTGAGGTCGCGAAGTACGGCAAGTGGAGCGAGGTGCGTTGA
- a CDS encoding efflux transporter outer membrane subunit has protein sequence MALLAACTVGPDYSRPQAEVPPTWQTDSYWRVAEPSHAPLALDWWRTFDDPALAELEADALAQNQTLIAASAHYQQARATLANTRAQQIPEVDLAASGSRFRISQDRPLTNYAVPTVSTVQNNVQLGPTINYDTDLFGRIRRQVEGAAASAQQSADDLANARLVLTTDLATDYFSLRELDAEIDVLNQSVKLQQKALDYVSSEHDLGSVSGLDVLQQKSLLDSTKVQAQLLLNQRAQYEHAIAALVGVPAPQFSIAPKVIAAQVPAIPLGLPSDVLQRRPDIASAERAMAAANAQIGVAKAAFFPSLTLTPSIGWEATQFASLLSAPTLMWTLGAAVGQVVFDGGRRAANVKYASEGYKATEANYRQTVLTAFQQVQDGITGLSVLDGAAKQSHEAVTDAQHLLSLANDRYSGGLVAYLDVITAQQSLLTSERQDVQIRGQQMTLSVALVKALGGGWDAAAPLAGSTATDAPAGTPARPDPAMPRAASPAAATATTHSEDAQEAMAPAR, from the coding sequence ATGGCCTTGCTGGCCGCGTGCACGGTCGGACCCGACTACAGTCGTCCGCAGGCCGAGGTGCCGCCCACGTGGCAGACCGATTCGTACTGGCGCGTGGCCGAGCCGTCGCACGCGCCGCTCGCGCTGGACTGGTGGCGCACGTTCGACGACCCGGCGCTCGCCGAGCTGGAAGCCGATGCGCTCGCGCAGAACCAGACGCTGATCGCCGCCAGCGCGCATTACCAGCAGGCGCGAGCCACGCTCGCGAACACGCGCGCGCAGCAGATTCCCGAGGTCGACCTCGCGGCGTCCGGCTCGCGTTTCCGCATTTCGCAGGACCGGCCGCTGACCAACTACGCGGTGCCGACCGTGTCGACGGTGCAGAACAACGTGCAGCTCGGGCCGACGATCAACTACGACACCGATCTATTCGGCCGGATACGCCGCCAGGTGGAAGGCGCCGCGGCGTCCGCGCAGCAATCGGCGGACGATCTGGCGAACGCGCGGCTCGTGCTCACCACCGATCTCGCGACCGACTACTTTTCGCTGCGCGAACTCGACGCCGAAATCGACGTGCTGAACCAGTCGGTCAAGCTGCAACAGAAAGCGCTCGACTATGTGAGCTCCGAGCACGATCTCGGCTCGGTATCCGGGCTCGACGTGCTGCAGCAGAAGTCGCTGCTCGACTCGACGAAGGTGCAGGCGCAACTGCTGCTCAATCAGCGCGCGCAATACGAACATGCGATCGCCGCGCTGGTCGGCGTGCCCGCGCCGCAATTCTCGATCGCGCCGAAGGTGATCGCCGCGCAGGTGCCGGCCATCCCGCTCGGCTTGCCGAGCGACGTGTTGCAGCGCCGCCCCGACATCGCGTCGGCCGAACGCGCGATGGCCGCCGCGAATGCGCAGATCGGCGTGGCCAAGGCCGCGTTCTTCCCGAGCCTGACGCTGACGCCGAGCATCGGCTGGGAGGCGACCCAGTTCGCCAGCCTGCTGAGCGCGCCGACGCTGATGTGGACGCTCGGCGCGGCCGTCGGCCAGGTGGTGTTCGACGGCGGCCGCCGCGCCGCCAACGTGAAGTATGCGAGCGAAGGCTACAAGGCGACCGAGGCCAATTACCGGCAAACCGTGCTGACCGCGTTCCAGCAGGTGCAGGACGGCATCACCGGTCTATCGGTGCTGGACGGCGCGGCGAAGCAGTCGCACGAGGCGGTCACGGACGCGCAGCATCTGCTCTCGCTCGCCAACGACCGTTACTCGGGCGGCCTCGTCGCGTATCTTGACGTGATCACCGCGCAGCAGTCGTTGCTCACCAGCGAGCGTCAGGACGTGCAGATTCGTGGGCAGCAGATGACGCTGTCGGTGGCCCTGGTGAAAGCGTTGGGCGGCGGTTGGGATGCCGCCGCGCCGCTCGCGGGCAGCACGGCGACAGACGCGCCGGCAGGCACGCCGGCCCGGCCGGACCCGGCCATGCCGCGGGCAGCCTCGCCGGCTGCCGCGACAGCGACGACGCATTCCGAAGACGCACAGGAGGCCATGGCTCCCGCGCGGTGA
- a CDS encoding MFS transporter yields the protein MLIQTSYPATLAANPADQLFRRVAWRFMPLLFVGYVVAYLDRVNVGFAKLQMLNSLHFSEAAYGLGAGCFFIGYFLFEVPSNLLLHRFGARRWIARIMVTWALLSMITAWVHTPLMFYVVRFLLGVAEAGFFPGMILYLTYWFPAHRRGRMTALLMAGIPVSGLLGGPLSGYLMHAFNGTWGLEGWQWLFIVEALPSIVLGLVIYRCLDDRVADATWLSDAEKRVIQDEIDADSVVRTHASVRGVFASPRVWLLCVVLFGIVMGSYAIGFWQPTIIRGTGIDDPLMIGLLTMIPYTAALISMLVVGRHADRTRERRWHIVVPALVAASGFSLCAANGDNAVLSMLGLTLAVSGVVTALPMFWALPTAFLGGSGAAAGIALINCTGNLAGFISPTVIGWLKAYTHTLASGLVLTACTLTLSALLILVFIPAKLVNR from the coding sequence TTGCTGATTCAAACGTCCTATCCCGCCACGCTCGCCGCGAACCCGGCCGACCAGCTATTCCGGCGCGTAGCCTGGCGTTTCATGCCGCTGCTGTTCGTCGGCTATGTCGTTGCCTATCTGGACCGCGTGAACGTCGGTTTCGCGAAACTGCAGATGCTCAACAGTCTGCATTTCAGCGAAGCGGCCTATGGCCTCGGCGCGGGCTGCTTCTTCATCGGCTACTTCCTGTTCGAGGTGCCGAGCAATCTGCTGCTGCATCGCTTCGGCGCGCGGCGCTGGATCGCCCGCATCATGGTGACGTGGGCGCTGCTTTCCATGATCACCGCATGGGTCCATACGCCGTTGATGTTTTACGTCGTGCGTTTTCTGCTGGGCGTCGCCGAGGCCGGTTTCTTTCCCGGCATGATTCTCTATCTGACGTACTGGTTTCCGGCGCATCGGCGCGGCAGGATGACGGCGTTGCTGATGGCCGGCATTCCCGTTTCCGGTCTGCTCGGCGGCCCGCTCTCCGGCTATCTGATGCACGCGTTCAACGGCACGTGGGGCCTGGAGGGATGGCAGTGGCTGTTCATCGTCGAAGCGTTGCCGTCGATCGTGCTCGGGCTGGTCATCTATCGCTGCCTCGACGATCGCGTGGCCGACGCCACGTGGCTGAGCGACGCGGAAAAACGCGTGATTCAGGACGAGATCGATGCCGATTCCGTCGTGCGCACCCACGCTTCGGTGCGTGGGGTGTTCGCGTCGCCGCGAGTGTGGCTGTTGTGCGTCGTGCTGTTCGGCATCGTGATGGGCTCGTACGCGATCGGCTTCTGGCAACCCACCATCATTCGCGGCACAGGCATCGACGATCCGCTGATGATCGGCCTGCTCACCATGATTCCGTACACCGCCGCGCTGATTTCCATGCTGGTGGTAGGTCGTCATGCCGACCGCACCCGGGAGCGCCGCTGGCATATCGTAGTGCCAGCGCTGGTAGCGGCCAGTGGCTTCTCGCTATGCGCGGCCAACGGCGACAACGCCGTGCTGTCGATGCTCGGCCTCACGCTCGCCGTCTCCGGCGTGGTCACTGCCCTACCGATGTTCTGGGCGCTGCCCACTGCGTTTCTCGGCGGCAGCGGCGCGGCGGCCGGCATCGCGTTGATCAACTGCACGGGGAATCTCGCCGGCTTCATCAGCCCGACGGTGATCGGCTGGCTGAAGGCGTACACGCATACGCTCGCGTCGGGGCTGGTGCTGACCGCGTGCACGTTGACGCTGTCGGCATTGCTGATTCTGGTGTTCATTCCGGCGAAGCTGGTGAACCGGTGA
- a CDS encoding efflux RND transporter permease subunit: MWIVNVALKRPYTFIVMAILILLATPFVLMTTPVDVLPEINIPVVSIIWSYTGLSAEDMANRITSVNERSLTTTVNDIEHIESQSLAGIAILKIFLQPTANIQTAIAQTVAVEQAQLKQMPPGATPPLVISYSASSIPVIQLGLSSPKLSEQSLNDTALNFLRPQLVTIPGAAVPYPYGGKSRLISVDLDTRALLAKGLTPSDVVNAFNAQNLILPTGTAKIGPKEYTINMNGSPATVEGLNDIPVRTLNGATTYLREVAHVRDGFSPQTNIVRQDGHRGVLISVLKNGSASTLSIVNTLRGLLPTARASLPPDLNVTALFDQSVFVKAAVQGVVREALVAAALTAAMILLFLGNWRSTCIIAISIPLSILSSLIALHALGQTINIMTLGGLALAVGILVDDATVTIENIERHLHMGTNLHDAILDGAGEIAIPALVSTLCICIVFVPMFFLTGVARYLFVPLAEAVVFAMLASYVLSRTLVPTLAMLLMGHAHKPKAGAKPNLFMRLYHRFDQGFERMRAGYIMILSSVLVRRGRFGGVFLAFCVVSMGLVFVLGEDFFPSVDAGDIRLHMRAPTGTRIEETARLADQVEKTIREVIPAKELGTILDNLGLPYSGINLSYSNAGTIGTLDGEIQVALNEDHKPSQTYMDRLRTLLPQRFPGTEFFFQPADIVTQILNFGLPAAVDVQISGADQQGNFDVARKLLKQVRMIPGTVDTHIQQKLDEPTINLQMDRTRLQQLNLSASNVAQNVLISLSGSSQTSPGFWFNNRNGVEYSVAVQTPQYQVSSIDELLRTPVSGSANGPTQLLGNLVRVAPQSEFAEVTHYNIRPVIDLYVSVERRDLGSVASQVDKLVEQARASLPRGSQIVVRGQVQTMRSSFFGLGIGVAMAIVLVYLLIVVNFQSWVDPLIIVSALPAALAGIVWMLFLTGTHLSVPALTGAIMTMGVATANSILMVAFARQRLSAGAPPLTAALEAGASRIRPVLMTAFAMIIGMIPMALGLGEGAEQNAPLGRAVIGGLLFATVSTLFFVPVVFAGIHSRLARRHGGGDGPEGGADQPDGHGGDGPGHGQANDRGDQGNRDHDGGNDNGKHQGNGKDQGNGKDQGNGAAPDLGGAAKPA; encoded by the coding sequence ATGTGGATCGTCAACGTTGCGCTTAAACGGCCATACACGTTCATCGTGATGGCCATTCTGATCTTGCTGGCAACGCCGTTCGTGCTGATGACCACCCCGGTCGACGTGCTGCCGGAGATCAACATTCCGGTGGTCAGCATCATCTGGAGTTACACCGGTTTGTCGGCCGAAGACATGGCCAACCGTATTACCTCGGTCAACGAGCGCAGCCTGACCACGACCGTCAACGATATCGAGCACATCGAATCGCAGTCGCTCGCCGGCATCGCGATTCTGAAGATCTTCCTTCAACCTACCGCGAACATCCAGACGGCGATTGCGCAGACCGTGGCGGTGGAGCAGGCGCAGTTAAAGCAGATGCCGCCCGGCGCCACGCCGCCGCTCGTCATCAGCTATTCGGCGTCGAGTATCCCGGTGATCCAGCTCGGCCTGTCGAGCCCGAAGCTCTCCGAGCAATCGCTCAACGACACCGCGCTGAATTTCCTGCGTCCGCAACTGGTGACGATTCCGGGCGCGGCCGTGCCGTATCCATACGGCGGTAAATCGCGGCTGATTTCGGTCGACCTGGATACGCGCGCGTTGCTCGCGAAGGGCCTTACGCCGTCGGACGTGGTCAACGCGTTCAACGCGCAGAACCTGATTCTGCCGACCGGCACGGCCAAGATCGGGCCGAAGGAATACACGATCAATATGAACGGCTCGCCCGCCACGGTGGAGGGGCTGAACGACATTCCGGTGCGCACGCTGAACGGCGCGACCACCTATCTGCGCGAGGTCGCGCATGTACGCGACGGCTTCTCGCCGCAGACCAATATCGTGCGGCAGGACGGTCATCGCGGCGTGCTGATCTCGGTGCTCAAGAACGGCAGCGCGTCGACGCTATCGATCGTCAATACGTTGCGCGGATTGTTGCCGACCGCGCGCGCGTCGCTGCCGCCCGATCTGAACGTCACCGCGCTGTTCGACCAGTCGGTGTTCGTGAAGGCGGCGGTGCAGGGCGTGGTGCGTGAAGCGCTGGTCGCCGCCGCGTTGACCGCCGCGATGATCCTGCTGTTTCTCGGCAACTGGCGCAGCACCTGCATCATCGCGATCTCGATTCCGTTGTCGATCCTGTCTTCGCTGATCGCGCTGCATGCGCTCGGGCAGACCATCAACATCATGACGCTCGGCGGTCTCGCGCTCGCGGTCGGGATTCTGGTGGACGACGCGACGGTGACGATCGAGAACATCGAACGGCATCTGCACATGGGTACCAATCTGCACGATGCGATTCTCGACGGCGCGGGCGAAATCGCGATTCCAGCGCTGGTGTCCACGCTGTGTATCTGTATCGTGTTCGTGCCGATGTTCTTCCTGACCGGCGTCGCGCGCTATCTGTTCGTGCCGCTCGCGGAAGCGGTGGTGTTCGCGATGCTGGCCTCGTACGTGCTGTCGCGTACGCTCGTGCCGACCCTCGCGATGCTGTTGATGGGCCATGCGCACAAGCCGAAAGCGGGCGCGAAACCGAATCTGTTCATGCGTCTCTATCACCGCTTCGATCAGGGTTTCGAGCGCATGCGGGCCGGCTACATCATGATTCTGAGCAGCGTGCTGGTCCGGCGCGGCCGGTTCGGCGGCGTGTTTCTCGCGTTCTGCGTGGTCTCGATGGGACTCGTGTTCGTCCTGGGCGAAGACTTTTTCCCGAGCGTCGACGCGGGCGACATCCGTCTGCACATGCGTGCGCCGACCGGCACACGGATCGAGGAAACCGCGCGTCTCGCGGACCAGGTCGAGAAGACGATTCGCGAGGTCATTCCCGCGAAGGAGCTGGGCACGATTCTCGACAACCTCGGGCTGCCATATAGCGGTATCAACCTGTCGTACAGCAACGCGGGCACGATCGGTACGCTCGACGGCGAGATCCAGGTCGCGCTGAACGAAGACCACAAACCGTCGCAGACCTATATGGACCGCTTGCGGACGTTGTTGCCGCAACGTTTTCCGGGCACGGAGTTTTTCTTCCAGCCGGCCGACATCGTCACGCAGATTCTTAACTTCGGCTTGCCCGCCGCGGTGGACGTACAGATTTCCGGCGCGGACCAGCAGGGCAATTTCGACGTCGCGCGCAAACTGCTCAAGCAGGTGCGGATGATTCCGGGCACCGTGGACACCCACATCCAGCAGAAGCTGGACGAGCCGACCATCAATCTTCAGATGGATCGCACGCGTTTGCAGCAGTTGAACCTGAGCGCGAGCAACGTCGCGCAGAACGTGCTGATTTCGCTGTCGGGCAGCTCGCAGACGTCGCCGGGGTTCTGGTTCAACAACCGCAACGGCGTGGAGTACAGCGTCGCGGTGCAGACGCCGCAATACCAGGTGTCGTCGATCGACGAGCTGTTGCGCACGCCGGTGTCGGGTTCGGCGAACGGCCCGACGCAACTGCTCGGCAACCTCGTGCGGGTCGCGCCGCAAAGCGAATTCGCCGAGGTCACGCACTACAACATCCGCCCCGTGATCGATCTGTACGTGAGCGTCGAGCGGCGCGATCTGGGCAGCGTCGCGAGCCAGGTCGACAAGCTGGTCGAACAGGCGCGCGCATCGCTGCCGCGCGGCAGCCAGATCGTCGTACGCGGCCAGGTGCAGACCATGCGTAGCTCGTTCTTCGGTCTAGGTATTGGCGTGGCGATGGCGATCGTGTTGGTGTACCTGTTGATCGTGGTGAACTTCCAGTCGTGGGTCGATCCGCTGATCATCGTCAGCGCGCTGCCCGCGGCGCTGGCCGGCATCGTGTGGATGCTGTTCCTGACCGGCACGCATCTGAGCGTGCCCGCCCTGACCGGCGCGATCATGACGATGGGCGTGGCGACCGCCAACAGTATCCTGATGGTGGCGTTCGCGCGGCAACGGCTGTCGGCCGGCGCGCCGCCGCTCACCGCCGCGCTCGAAGCCGGCGCGAGCCGGATCCGTCCGGTGCTGATGACGGCCTTCGCGATGATCATCGGCATGATTCCGATGGCGCTCGGTCTCGGCGAAGGCGCCGAACAGAATGCGCCGCTCGGCCGCGCGGTGATCGGCGGTCTGCTGTTCGCGACCGTGTCCACGCTGTTCTTCGTGCCGGTGGTGTTCGCCGGTATCCACAGCCGGCTCGCGCGGCGCCACGGCGGCGGCGATGGTCCGGAGGGCGGCGCGGACCAGCCGGACGGACACGGCGGTGACGGCCCGGGCCATGGTCAAGCGAACGACCGAGGCGATCAAGGCAATCGCGACCACGACGGCGGTAACGACAACGGCAAACACCAGGGCAACGGCAAAGACCAGGGCAACGGCAAAGACCAGGGCAACGGCGCCGCGCCGGATCTCGGCGGCGCTGCGAAGCCCGCGTAA
- a CDS encoding efflux RND transporter periplasmic adaptor subunit: MTEKTHASLAIPARETEGGHALPPRHREWKRAKFAVWIVLALLAVGALRTVIADVLQGRSVDETTKQNATQYVNVVTPTQSAGSGNVTLLPGTLRGNVESPIYARSTGYLLHWYADIGAKVKQGQLLAELDTPEIDQELAQALAQRQQTSSSLGLAKSSLDRWQQLRQRDAVSQQELDERQSTYTQDLANLAAADANVKRLQQLESFKRIVAPFTGVVTQRNVDVGDLIDAGSGTSRALFALAQSDPLRVYVQLPQAYAQNVSVGQNVVVTQAELPGQPFHGTITHISGAIDVPTRSLQIEVTLPNPDDKLRPGAYVQVAVPAVAHAQLMVPGNALLFRAEGPRLAVVDAQGNVQLRKIVIAQDLGQSLEIESGIEANDRVIINPSDSIADGDHVQVTQQQSQPQSQPQPQSQGNAKGAS, translated from the coding sequence ATGACTGAAAAAACCCATGCATCGCTAGCGATTCCCGCTCGAGAGACCGAAGGCGGGCACGCGTTGCCGCCGCGCCATCGCGAATGGAAGCGCGCCAAATTCGCCGTCTGGATCGTGCTCGCGCTGCTCGCCGTCGGCGCGCTGCGCACGGTGATCGCGGACGTGCTGCAAGGCCGCTCGGTGGACGAGACGACGAAGCAGAATGCCACCCAGTACGTGAACGTGGTGACGCCCACGCAGAGCGCGGGCAGCGGCAACGTCACGCTGTTGCCGGGCACCTTGCGCGGCAACGTGGAGTCGCCGATCTACGCGCGGTCCACCGGCTATCTGCTGCACTGGTACGCCGACATCGGCGCGAAGGTGAAGCAGGGTCAACTGCTGGCCGAACTCGACACGCCGGAAATCGATCAGGAACTGGCGCAGGCGCTCGCGCAACGTCAGCAGACCAGTTCGAGCCTCGGCCTCGCGAAAAGCTCGCTGGACCGCTGGCAGCAATTGCGTCAGCGCGACGCCGTTTCGCAACAGGAACTCGACGAGCGGCAGAGTACCTACACGCAGGATCTCGCCAATCTCGCCGCCGCCGATGCGAACGTGAAGCGCCTGCAACAGCTCGAATCGTTCAAGCGCATCGTCGCGCCGTTCACGGGCGTGGTCACGCAACGCAACGTCGATGTCGGCGACCTGATCGACGCGGGCAGCGGCACCAGCCGCGCGCTGTTCGCGCTCGCGCAATCGGACCCGCTGCGGGTCTACGTGCAACTGCCGCAGGCCTACGCGCAGAACGTGTCGGTCGGACAGAACGTGGTGGTCACCCAGGCGGAACTGCCGGGCCAGCCGTTCCACGGCACGATCACGCACATTTCCGGCGCGATCGACGTGCCCACGCGTTCATTGCAGATCGAAGTGACGCTGCCCAATCCCGACGACAAGCTGCGCCCCGGCGCCTACGTGCAGGTCGCGGTGCCGGCGGTGGCGCACGCGCAATTGATGGTGCCGGGCAATGCGCTGCTGTTCCGCGCCGAGGGCCCGCGGCTCGCGGTGGTGGACGCGCAGGGCAACGTGCAGTTGCGCAAGATCGTGATCGCGCAGGATCTCGGGCAGTCGCTCGAAATCGAAAGCGGGATCGAGGCGAACGACCGCGTGATCATCAACCCGAGCGATTCGATCGCGGACGGCGATCACGTCCAGGTCACGCAGCAGCAATCGCAGCCGCAGTCGCAACCGCAGCCGCAGTCGCAAGGCAACGCCAAGGGGGCGTCGTGA
- a CDS encoding dihydrodipicolinate synthase family protein, giving the protein MSTPTPGLRGVLSPVLTPFNADGSPSRERFVRHCRWLLAQDVGLAVFGTNSEANSLSVDEKRALLDTLLEAGLPPARMMPGTGACALPDAIAMTRHAVANGCAGVLMLPPFFYKGVSDEGLFRGFAEVIDAVDDDRLRVYLYHIPPVSQVGLGFELIERLLTRYPGVVAGIKDSGGDWQHTAALIRAFQSERFDVFAGTETTLLPTLQHGGAGCITATGNVNAAAIVQLARHWRDPDAADQQQRLNDTRAIFQRYPIIAAMKAAIAWQAGDAQWSAMRAPLVELDDAQQRELQLALTRHGFAIEDAAQLAGGVGGAASATGVAQLAEGSTA; this is encoded by the coding sequence ATGAGCACGCCCACACCCGGCCTACGCGGCGTTCTGTCGCCGGTCCTCACGCCGTTCAATGCCGATGGCTCGCCGTCGCGCGAACGCTTCGTCAGGCATTGCCGCTGGCTGCTGGCGCAGGACGTCGGTCTCGCCGTGTTCGGCACCAATTCGGAAGCGAATTCGCTGAGCGTCGACGAAAAACGCGCGTTGCTCGACACGCTGCTCGAAGCAGGTCTGCCGCCCGCGCGGATGATGCCGGGCACCGGCGCATGCGCGTTGCCCGATGCGATCGCGATGACGCGTCACGCAGTCGCGAACGGTTGCGCGGGTGTGCTGATGCTGCCGCCGTTTTTCTACAAGGGGGTGAGCGACGAGGGCCTGTTTCGCGGCTTCGCGGAAGTGATCGACGCCGTGGATGACGATCGTCTGCGCGTCTATCTGTATCACATTCCGCCGGTTTCGCAGGTCGGTCTCGGCTTCGAACTGATCGAGCGATTGCTGACGCGTTATCCGGGCGTCGTCGCGGGCATCAAGGACAGCGGCGGCGACTGGCAGCACACGGCCGCGTTGATCCGCGCTTTTCAGAGCGAGCGTTTCGACGTCTTCGCCGGCACCGAAACGACGCTGCTGCCCACGCTGCAACACGGTGGCGCCGGCTGCATCACGGCGACCGGCAATGTCAACGCGGCGGCCATCGTGCAGCTCGCGCGACATTGGCGCGATCCCGATGCCGCGGATCAGCAGCAACGTCTGAACGACACGCGGGCGATTTTCCAGCGCTATCCGATCATCGCCGCGATGAAGGCCGCGATCGCATGGCAGGCCGGCGACGCGCAATGGTCCGCGATGCGCGCGCCGCTCGTCGAACTCGACGACGCGCAGCAACGCGAACTGCAACTCGCGCTGACGCGTCACGGTTTCGCGATCGAGGATGCCGCGCAACTCGCGGGTGGGGTTGGCGGCGCCGCCAGTGCTACCGGCGTCGCGCAACTCGCGGAGGGCAGCACCGCCTGA
- a CDS encoding LysR family transcriptional regulator, whose product MDSRYLQSFVYVVELGSIAEAARRLDLTPAAVAQRVKMLEQELGAKLVRRSGRTVGTTEAGERILARARAVLHDIRDLKSDLNDESVLAGQLRLGGTPTMMTSVIPDVLAGLLARHPHIDIYLEPGNSVDLYRKVVSGDLDAAMLVQPLFDLPKSCDWRTFREEPLVLLTPASMQVDDPHEVLRREPFVRYNRNVVGGQLADGYLRQHGIQPHQRCELDGLDAIAVMVDRGLGVSLVPDWLMTRFSGLALARWPLPHAFPKRVVGLLWGRSSARMRLVQAFLKTAQELNEAMPAPDTKIINV is encoded by the coding sequence ATGGACTCGCGCTATCTGCAGAGCTTTGTCTATGTCGTCGAACTCGGTTCGATCGCCGAAGCCGCGCGCCGCCTCGATCTGACGCCCGCGGCCGTCGCGCAGCGCGTGAAGATGCTCGAACAGGAACTCGGCGCGAAGCTGGTGCGCCGCTCGGGCCGCACGGTCGGCACGACGGAGGCCGGCGAACGCATCCTCGCGCGCGCCCGCGCGGTGCTGCACGATATTCGCGACCTCAAGTCCGATCTGAACGACGAGTCGGTGCTGGCCGGTCAATTACGGCTCGGTGGCACGCCGACCATGATGACCAGCGTGATTCCCGACGTGCTGGCCGGCTTGCTCGCGCGGCATCCGCACATCGATATCTATCTGGAGCCGGGCAATTCGGTCGATCTGTACCGCAAGGTGGTGAGCGGCGATCTCGATGCGGCGATGCTGGTGCAGCCGCTGTTCGATCTGCCGAAAAGCTGCGACTGGCGCACCTTCCGCGAGGAACCGCTGGTGCTGCTGACACCCGCGTCGATGCAGGTCGACGATCCGCACGAGGTGCTGCGCCGCGAACCGTTCGTGCGTTACAACCGCAACGTGGTGGGCGGCCAGCTTGCCGACGGCTATCTGCGGCAGCACGGCATTCAGCCGCATCAGCGCTGCGAGCTCGACGGGCTCGACGCGATCGCCGTGATGGTGGATCGCGGGCTCGGCGTCTCGCTGGTGCCGGACTGGCTGATGACGCGTTTCTCCGGGCTCGCGCTCGCCAGATGGCCGCTGCCGCACGCGTTTCCGAAGCGCGTGGTCGGGCTGTTGTGGGGACGTTCGTCGGCGCGCATGCGGCTGGTGCAGGCGTTTCTGAAAACCGCGCAGGAGTTGAATGAGGCGATGCCCGCCCCGGACACAAAAATAATTAACGTTTGA